The genomic window ACGCCATGCTCCGCTCGGCCCCGGTCTACGACCGGGCTGCCGAGGCCGAACGCCGCCTCGGCGCGATCCGGATCGGCGCGGCGGCCGGCGCCCTCGACGACGACGGTCACCGGGTGACGGTCCGTGACCCCGACGGCCGGGTGCTGGTCCGGGCCGGCTGGGTGCTCGACTCCCGGCCCCGCCCCCCGGCGCGGCCGGGCCGGACGAGCTGGTTGCAGCACTTCCGTGGCTGGTGGCTGGAGGCCGACGCGCCGACGTTCGACCCCGACCGGGCGGTGCTGATGGACTTCCGCACCCCGCAGCCCGCCCGGGGGGTCTCGTTCGGCTACGTGCTGCCGGTCAGCGACCGGTACGCCCTGGTCGAGTACACCGAGTTCGCACCCGACCTGCTCACCGACTCCGGGTACGACGCCGCGCTGCGCGGCTACCTCGACCTGCTCGGCCTCGACCCGGCGGTGCTGCGGGTCCGGGAGGTGGAGAACGGGGTGATCCCGATGACCGACGGCCCGTTCGTCGCCCGCCCCTCGCCCCGGGTGGTCCGGATCGGCACCGGCGGGGGCGCCACCCGCCCCTCCACCGGGTTCACCTTCTCCGCGATGCACCGCCAGGCCGAGCAGGTCGCCGCGGCCCTCGCGGCGGGTCGGCCACCGGTGCCGCGGGCCGCGTACCCCCGGCGTCACCTGTGGATGGACGCGGTGGCGCTGCGCGCCCTGGACCGGGGGCACGTCGGCGGGGTGGAGTTCTTCGACCGGCTCTTCGACCGCAATCCGGCCGAGCGGGTGCTGCGCTTCCTCGACGGGTCCACCTCCCCGGTGGAGGACCTGGCGGTGATGCGGTCCAGCCCACTGCTGCCGATGACCGGCGCGGTGCTCGGCGACGCCGTCGCCCGGCTCCGCCGACCCTCATGAGGTCACGTCCAGCAGCAACAGCGGGGCGGTGCTGGACTCGCGGCTACCGTAGCTGCTCGACGAGGCGCCGTTCGAGGTCAGACCGACGGTGAACGTGCCGTTCCCGCTGATCAGGGGCGTGATGTCGAGGGTGACCCAGGTGCCGCTCGTCGTCCGACCGGTGGCGGCGATCGACGTGTCGTCGATCAGGGGGGCGTTGTTCCAGTTCGTCAATGCCTCCGACCACGTCGAGTCCGCGACAGGGCGGACCACGAAGCCGTTGGACGAGCCGGCCGCGACCCAGACCTTCAGGCGCGCTCGAAGCACCACGCCGGTCTGCCCGGACACCGTGAACTTCAGATAGGCGTTCGTGACCGGATCTGCGTCGACCCGCAGG from Micromonospora kangleipakensis includes these protein-coding regions:
- a CDS encoding lycopene cyclase family protein, yielding MWQRGGVDASPADVDLALVGGGGAASLVLAALDRHGVSGLRVAVVDPVHKRGQDRTWAFWGAPGNDLDPLLSASWSRVDVVTPAGRRVLSLAPLRYAMLRSAPVYDRAAEAERRLGAIRIGAAAGALDDDGHRVTVRDPDGRVLVRAGWVLDSRPRPPARPGRTSWLQHFRGWWLEADAPTFDPDRAVLMDFRTPQPARGVSFGYVLPVSDRYALVEYTEFAPDLLTDSGYDAALRGYLDLLGLDPAVLRVREVENGVIPMTDGPFVARPSPRVVRIGTGGGATRPSTGFTFSAMHRQAEQVAAALAAGRPPVPRAAYPRRHLWMDAVALRALDRGHVGGVEFFDRLFDRNPAERVLRFLDGSTSPVEDLAVMRSSPLLPMTGAVLGDAVARLRRPS